The genome window GCGCGAATGGTAGAATAGATATGTACCCAAAAAAGCAAACGAAAATCATCGAAGATTTTTACGATACAGACCAACAATCTATTAAGCTATTTAGACTAGGGAAGTTGTCTGGACCAGAATTAGAAAAAATAAACCAAGAAAGCACAGAGACACTTAAGCAGATTATCGCTGAATATGGTTTTCCGTTTAGAAACGTGGCCTCAGAAAAGGCCTACTTAAGCGCCTTTTTAATTACACAGCACTCCTGCGACCACGGCTTTATGGGCAAGGTAATTGAAATATTTTTAAAAGCAAACAATGAGCAGATTCGTCGAAAGGATTTGGGGTATCTGATTGACCGACTGAGAATTTTAAAAAATCTCCCCCAGCTCTACGGCACGCAATACAAGAAAAATGGCGACGATGTTCAGTTCCTGCCAATCGAGGACGAGGCAAACCTAGAAAAACGCCGCGCCGATTTGGAAATGGGCAGTTGGGACGATTATAAAAAACTAATTCGCGGTTAGGGTCGGTATAACCAAGTGATTTATAAAATTGCGTGGTCGGTTTCAGAAAAAAGGGGAAGAGTCTGAAAATTTGATATATACCCTCATGCTAAGCCAAAGAGCGATTGAGAAGATGTTGAGTATTAAAGAGGGGACTCGAATTACGGCCGAGGAGATGGCCAAGAGTTTGAAGATGGCCTTTTAATTAAAATTTTGACTTTCCGCATGAATTTTGAAGAGCAGTTTTAGAATTTTTGCTGGTTGTTGGAACAATATTGCTCATGTTGACAGTAATATATAGAGTACTTATACTTAACATCAGAGAACCGTAAATGCGGTTACTCCTAACAACCAGTCAAACCCCAAATGGTGAGGAAATCAGTATGATAAGCAGACCAGTCCCCGACAGCTCTTTTGTGAAATCGAGCTACAGCCAGCCAGGAGGAATCATCAATTGTGTTGCCGTGGCCCGCACCCCCGATGTGGTGGCGGTTCGCGACACAAAGGATCCTTCCAAAACAACCCTCGCATTTACACACTCCGAATGGAAGGCGTTTTTGCAAGGAGTTCGTGCCGGTGAATTCGACATCTGAACGACGACACGGATACTAAAGGGCACGCGAAAAACGTGCTCTTTATATTTTCAAATAGATATCGGAAAAATAAAAATGATGATTAAAGTCAAAAATATTTCAAAAAGCTACGGAACACTCGTTGCTCTCAATGAGATATCTTTTTGTCTGGAAGATAGATGGAAAGTCGCGCTTGTCGGACCAAACGGCACAGGGAAAACTACTTTGCTCAAAATTCTTGCTGGCATAGAAGATTATGATGGTGGCTCGATCAAATACCCAGCCAAAATTCGAATTGGTTATTTGCCTCAAGATGTAAGTTTTGTCGAAGAGATGACAATACTCTCATATATTCATCTTGTGTCTGACTTTGGAAATAAGGCTGGGAGCAAAGCGGCTGAATATAATTTTGAGCATCAAATGAAACTGGTACTGGCAGGTTTTGGTTTGGGTGACATTTCTCTAGACAGAGAGCTTTCAAGTTTAAGTAGTGGGCAGAAAACAAAAATTGCGCTTACTGGATTGCTACTTAAA of Candidatus Paceibacterota bacterium contains these proteins:
- a CDS encoding DUF6624 domain-containing protein, encoding MYPKKQTKIIEDFYDTDQQSIKLFRLGKLSGPELEKINQESTETLKQIIAEYGFPFRNVASEKAYLSAFLITQHSCDHGFMGKVIEIFLKANNEQIRRKDLGYLIDRLRILKNLPQLYGTQYKKNGDDVQFLPIEDEANLEKRRADLEMGSWDDYKKLIRG
- a CDS encoding DUF397 domain-containing protein is translated as MRLLLTTSQTPNGEEISMISRPVPDSSFVKSSYSQPGGIINCVAVARTPDVVAVRDTKDPSKTTLAFTHSEWKAFLQGVRAGEFDI